A section of the Ranitomeya imitator isolate aRanImi1 chromosome 7, aRanImi1.pri, whole genome shotgun sequence genome encodes:
- the LOC138646193 gene encoding olfactory receptor 2AK2-like: protein MYLFLCNLSIIDLCYTSITVPKLVYMFLSGDYTLSFAQCFTQMYFFSHMATTEDLLLFIMAYDRYVAICIPLHYHSVLSKKNCLLFMSTAWISGFVNSFVVILASSNAPMCYSNMVSQFFCEFKAFEKIFCPNAHFQLISYLEALIFGLSPFMGSLISYIMVIIVIFHIRSSDGRKKAFSTCSSHLMVLSMCYGTWISVYIMPPSEDTRDFELTLSVLYTTITPMLNPVVYSIRNKDVKRALLKLVGFKVSEE, encoded by the coding sequence ATGTATCTATTCCTGTGCAATTTATCCATTATTGACCTCTGCTACACAAGTATCACTGTTCCCAAGTTAGTTTACATGTTCCTGAGTGGGGACTACACACTGTCCTTTGCTCAGTGCTTCACTCAGATGTACTTCTTCAGCCACATGGCCACTACGGAGGACCTACTGCTCTTCATTATGGCTTATGATCGATATGTGGCCATTTGTATCCCTCTACATTATCACAGTGTATTGAGTAAGAAGAACTGTCTCCTGTTCATGTCTACTGCCTGGATTTCAGGGTTTGTGAATTCCTTTGTCGTAATTTTAGCTTCATCAAATGCACCAATGTGTTATTCTAACATGGTCTCACAGTTCTTCTGCGAATTCAAAGCCTTCGAGAAAATCTTCTGCCCCAACGCTCATTTTCAGTTAATTAGCTACCTGGAAGCTTTGATCTTTGGTCTCAGCCCATTTATGGGAAGTCTGATATCTTATATCATGGTCATCATCGTTATCTTTCATATTAGATCTAGTGATGGAAGAAAAAAAGCTTTTTCCACCTGTTCGTCCCACCTCATGGTCCTCAGTATGTGTTATGGCACCTGGATCTCTGTGTATATAATGCCACCATCAGAAGACACTCGAGATTTTGAACTGACACTTTCTGTTCTGTATACAACCATTACTCCCATGTTGAACCCTGTGGTATACAGCATACGGAATAAAGATGTAAAAAGAGCTCTACTGAAACTAGTGGGATTCAAAGTTTCAGAAGAATAA